The stretch of DNA TGGATCAAGTTCATCACCACTTTCCTATTGGCATTGACGATCGCCATTACGATCATCGTGCTGTATAACGCGAACAAGCCATTTGCGGATGTGGAGCAGGCGGCAATCGACTCCGTCCTGAAGACGGGGCAGTTGAAAGACGTCAAGCGGGCGGATGCCTATCAGGGGAGCAGCACCTGGGTGACTGTCCGGGGAGTGGATGGTGACGGCGTGGAGAAAGCCGTATTCGTCGGTCGGGAAGCGGAAAAGACCTATCAGGAAGTGAAGCTTGCCGAAGGGGTCACTGCGAAGACCGCAATCGAGACGGTTCAAAAAGAACTGGACGTCAAAAAAGTGCTCCATGCGTCCCTCGGGATGGAAGAAGTCGGTCCAGTCTGGGAAGTCGCCTTCACGAGCAAGGACGGCAAACTGAATTACGTCTACGTCCTATTCGAAAGTGGACAATGGTGGAAAAGAATTTTGAATTTATAAGTAGGGAGCGAAAGAAAATGACAAAAACATTGGCATCCAGAGTAAATACGCTTTCACCTTCGACGACGCTGGCCATCACGGCGAAAGCTAAAGAGATGAAAGAGTCGGGAATCGATGTCATCGGGCTGGGCGCAGGGGAACCGGATTATAATACGCCGGACAACATCATTGAAGCGGCCTACCGATCGATGAAAGAAGGGAAAACGAAATATACGCCTTCAGGCGGGCTCCCGGCGTTGAAGGATGCCATCATCGCAAAACTGAAGAAAGATCAAGGGCTCGATTACGCTCGCAAGGAAATCATGATCGGAATCGGCGCGAAACATGTCCTTTATACATTATTCCAAGTCATCCTCGATCCGGGCGATGAAGTGATCATTCCAACCCCGTATTGGGTCAGC from Bacillus sp. OxB-1 encodes:
- a CDS encoding cell wall elongation regulator TseB-like domain-containing protein, yielding MLNWIKFITTFLLALTIAITIIVLYNANKPFADVEQAAIDSVLKTGQLKDVKRADAYQGSSTWVTVRGVDGDGVEKAVFVGREAEKTYQEVKLAEGVTAKTAIETVQKELDVKKVLHASLGMEEVGPVWEVAFTSKDGKLNYVYVLFESGQWWKRILNL